The Pedobacter roseus genome contains a region encoding:
- a CDS encoding DUF6607 family protein → MNLILVLTGLITLNTSAQTKVDSPEEKLEKDRKAIKSLAGFYEVNFNYGEVTAPDPNYKFSKPYESHGNEWAEIIVDEPKRIVIQHMLAINDTTVIKHWRQDWTYEDTDIMLYTEGNAWKKGNLTSADVKGKWTQKVYQVDDSPRYQGYGTWSHVGGHDAWQSETDSPLPRRESTVRKDYNVLNRGSRITITKDGWMFEQDNKKIVRSASGDKLLAVEKGYEEFTKIDPKTFANAQKWWASQKSYWADVRGVWADIIGSQNTFKVQTMANGKLLYETLFSLGDQSIKEKWTAAQNKEKIKTALQPYLVK, encoded by the coding sequence TTGAACCTAATTTTAGTGTTAACCGGTTTAATCACCCTTAATACTAGCGCACAAACAAAAGTAGATTCTCCGGAAGAAAAATTGGAAAAAGATAGAAAAGCCATTAAATCTTTAGCGGGTTTTTATGAAGTTAATTTCAACTATGGCGAAGTAACCGCTCCTGATCCTAATTACAAATTCAGTAAACCTTACGAAAGTCATGGTAACGAATGGGCCGAAATTATTGTTGATGAGCCTAAACGAATCGTGATTCAGCACATGCTGGCCATTAATGATACTACAGTAATTAAACACTGGCGCCAGGATTGGACTTATGAAGATACCGACATCATGCTTTATACCGAAGGTAATGCATGGAAAAAAGGAAATTTAACATCAGCCGATGTAAAAGGCAAATGGACCCAAAAAGTGTATCAGGTAGATGATAGTCCACGTTACCAGGGTTATGGCACCTGGAGCCACGTTGGCGGTCATGACGCCTGGCAGAGCGAAACCGATTCTCCCTTACCAAGAAGAGAATCGACCGTGCGTAAAGATTACAATGTACTAAACCGTGGCAGCAGGATTACCATTACCAAAGATGGCTGGATGTTCGAGCAGGACAATAAAAAAATTGTACGCTCGGCCAGTGGCGATAAGTTATTGGCAGTTGAAAAAGGTTATGAGGAATTTACCAAAATAGACCCTAAAACCTTTGCCAATGCACAAAAATGGTGGGCAAGCCAAAAATCTTACTGGGCAGATGTTCGTGGCGTATGGGCCGATATTATCGGATCTCAAAACACCTTTAAAGTACAAACCATGGCAAACGGCAAATTACTTTACGAAACGCTTTTTAGCTTAGGCGATCAGTCTATCAAAGAAAAATGGACGGCAGCGCAGAACAAAGAAAAAATTAAAACAGCTTTGCAGCCTTATCTGGTAAAGTAA